A single window of Channa argus isolate prfri chromosome 2, Channa argus male v1.0, whole genome shotgun sequence DNA harbors:
- the si:dkey-163f14.6 gene encoding location of vulva defective 1, which yields MSNGEKITKTDPKVHLQQNIRFPSFKVNNGLQTTQEARLQEANEKPGTERHGSEPNNSSGKAGKVDMFTQMFATKAHLSTTTSSALSLVSGTEPSTSSPTSVSAAHTPDVTFVTTVMLAPTSPLHHTKTDLPLPETDKDEEKQAETGLQQPPLFQTWSVGMHKPTKTLVYNLSTSATLLPVKSTISFSAPAPTFSAPTSQSSMEKRLSHVTPLSETSKTTKQISHLAQFHNITMNTTSKVHTLSISLGRRPVCPYPPLPAHGTFYFRNVENPGPREYRHYIQYACYPGYTLAHGDIHSYCQQGAPGVKSHLFASVGATPYFTIFD from the coding sequence ATGTCCAACGGTGAGAAGATTACAAAGACTGACCCAAAAGTCCACCTGCAGCAAAATATTCGGTTTCCCAGTTTTAAGGTAAACAATGGGCTCCAGACAACTCAAGAAGCTCGACTTCAGGAGGCAAATGAAAAACCAGGAACTGAAAGGCATGGCTCAGAGCCAAACAATTCCAGTGGTAAAGCTGGAAAGGTGGATATGTTTACACAAATGTTTGCAACTAAAGCACATCTATCGACTACCACCTCATCTGCTTTATCTTTAGTGTCTGGAACAGAGCCATCCACATCTTCACCAACATCGGTTTCAGCAGCTCACACACCAGATGTTACTTTTGTGACAACTGTGATGCTTGCACCAACTTCACCTCTCCACCACACCAAAACTGATCTGCCTTTGCCTGAAACTgacaaagatgaagaaaagcagGCTGAAACAGGTCTCCAGCAACCTCCTTTGTTTCAGACATGGTCTGTAGGTATGCATAAGCCCACAAAGACTTTAGTATACAATTTATCTACATCTGCCACTTTGCTTCCTGTTAAATCTACAATCTCCTTTTCAGCCCCAGCTCCCACTTTTTCTGCTCCAACTTCTCAGTCCAGTATGGAAAAGCGGCTGTCTCATGTGACACCTCTTTCAGAAACCTCTAAAACCACTAAGCAAATATCTCATTTGGCTCAATTCCACAATATTACAATGAACACCACCTCCAAAGTTCATACGCTGTCCATCAGCCTCGGCAGACGACCTGTGTGCCCGTACCCACCTCTTCCAGCTCATGGAACCTTCTACTTTCGAAATGTGGAGAATCCAGGTCCCAGAGAATACAGACATTACATACAGTACGCCTGCTACCCTGGTTATACGCTGGCTCATGGAGACATACACAGTTACTGCCAGCAGGGGGCACCTGGAGTGAAATCACACCTGTTTGCCTCAGTAGGTGCAACACCGTATTTTACAATCTTTGATTAA